A single genomic interval of Hevea brasiliensis isolate MT/VB/25A 57/8 chromosome 4, ASM3005281v1, whole genome shotgun sequence harbors:
- the LOC110671625 gene encoding uncharacterized protein LOC110671625 codes for MATLFLKLSLLFVSVSASIHNVVRVTDNPADQLVAVLNSNRTAHKGSSLYDNPGLACIALQYIKAYQGDCGAVGGADAKKPAESEFAETFAPACGVTVSTLTPITGRLLGCQSKYVDPAEVFSEVLMKNSKSLDILYNKNHTEVGAAVSGTDGGSPYFWCVLFSNGKPNSSFALEGGVAKVTRPGCFSGANDECSGASNWPTRPLGLWPYATSASFILMYAFGL; via the exons ATGGCTACATTGTTTCTCAAACTCTCTCTTCTGTTCGTCTCTGTCTCTGCCAGCATTCATA ATGTAGTAAGAGTAACGGATAACCCAGCTGATCAACTGGTAGCTGTGCTTAACAGCAATAGGACTGCACACAAGGGATCATCACTCTATGACAATCCAGGCCTAGCCTGCATTGCATTGCAGTACATAAAAGCATACCAAGGGGATTGTGGTGCTGTAGGAGGAGCTGATGCAAAGAAACCTGCTGAATCTGAATTTGCTGAAACTTTTGCTCCTGCTTGTGGCGTCACGGTCTCAACTCTCACTCCAATCACAGGTCGTTTACTTGGCTGCCAATCCAAATACGTCGATCCAGCTGAAGTATTTTCAGAAGTTCTGATGAAAAACAGCAAGAGCTTGGACATTCTATATAATAAGAATCACACAGAAGTGGGAGCTGCAGTTTCAGGCACCGATGGTGGGTCTCCCTATTTTTGGTGTGTGTTGTTCAGCAATGGTAAGCCTAACAGTAGCTTTGCTTTAGAGGGAGGTGTGGCTAAGGTAACAAGGCCTGGATGCTTTAGTGGTGCTAATGATGAATGTAGCGGTGCTAGCAATTGGCCAACCCGGCCTCTTGGTCTTTGGCCCTATGCTACCTCTGCTTCGTTTATTCTTATGTATGCCTTTGGTCTATAG